GCTGTCTGCGAGCGTTGAGACACGCGACCTTGTTCTGTTGAATGAGGAGACGGTGGAACCGCAGCTTCGAGCCGGAAGTGAGGATGTCTCCAGCACCTGGTATTTTGACAATGGTGCAAGCAATCATATGTCGGGTGAAAAGAAAAGTTCCACAAGCTGGACGAGTCAGTCCAGGGGCACGTAAGGTTTGGTGATGGCTCCACTGTGCAGATCAAGGGAAAGGGCTCGGTGCTCTTCCAATTCAAAGGCGGGGAACAGCGACTCCTCACCGAGGTTTATTACATCCCGACCTTGCGAACCAACATCATCAGCTGTGGGCAGTTGGCCAAGAAGGGAAACAAGATCGTCATGATGGGAGATCTTCTATGGATGTATGATCCAAGTGGCAGGTTGCTTATTAGAATCCGAAGTTCCTCAAATCACCTATACAAGGCCAAAATGGAAACTAATGATCCGGTGTGCTTGCTCATCAACACATCTGACAAAGCTTGGCTTTGGCACGCCCGGCTTGGGCATGTCAATTTCCAATCGTTGAAGATGCTGGCAGAAGAGAAGATGGCGGCAGGTGTGCCGCTTATCAAACACCCCGATAAGCTGTGCCAAGGGTGTGTAGTTGCAAAGCATGCAAGACATCCTTTCTCAGAGGCAGCCACCTATCGAGCGGAGGAGCCACTCGAGTTGTTGCACGCCGATCTCTGCGGACCGATCACCCCCTTAACTCTCGCCGGCAACAGCTACTTCATGTTGATCGTCGATGACTACACTCGATGGATGTGGGTGTACGTGATCAAGACGAAGGGTGAAGCCTACTCGGTgttcaaaaattttaagcaaCAGGTGGAGAATGCCACCGGACACCGAGTGAAGACCTTGAGGACGGACCGGGGTGGCGAGTTCCTTTCCACTGATTTCAACAAGCTGTGTGAAGAAGCGGGCATTGTGAGGCATCTAACTGCACCCTTCACTCCGCAACAGAATGGCGTGGTGGAACGAAGAAACCAGACGGTGATGTCGATGGCGAGATCACTCCTCAAGAGCATGCACGTTCCCAGCATGTTCTGGGGGGAGGCCGTAAGGCATGCGGTGCATTTGCTGAATCGTTTGCCAACGAAAGCGCTAGGAAAGCGCACACCATTCGAAGCTTGGACTGGGAGGAAGCCACACCTCGGCCATTTGAGGGTGTTCGGCTGCACTGCCCATGCGAAGATAGTGTTGCCGCACCAGAAGAAGCTCGACGACCGAAGTCAGGCAATGGTATATCTTGGCGTCGAGCACGGCTGCAAGGCACACCGTCTCTACGACCCTCGGCGCGGAAAACTCCATGTAAGTAGGGACGTGAGGTTTGAAGAGCACTTGGAATGGAGTTGGGATGCAGGTGGAGACATCAGTGGTGCTTCAGACGTGGTTGTGATGGAGACCTACTCTCCCGAGACAACTCCGAATGATCCCAGAGTTGCTTTGGCCCAACCCACTGGAGATTTGTCTGCCACAGAAACTACATCACCACCCATGGAGGATATTGCTTCGGCCCCACCGTCTCCCACAGCAAATTCATTGACGGGTGCACCGGCTACACCTGTCATGGCCACTCCGACTTCAAGCAACAGCAGCGACAGCACCAACGATGGATTGGTTCGTTACAGGCATATCGATGACATCATGCGGGATGCCGTGAGAGTGGATCTTCAACGGGAAGAGCTCGAAGATGAAGCGTTGCTGGTTGAGATGGAGGAGCCATCTTGCTACCGAGAAGCTGCTGGAGAGAACGCTTGGGAAGAAGCAATGCAGCAGGAGATCGAGTGCATTGAGAAGAATGCAACTTGGAGACTCACTGAGCTTCCTCCAGGACAAAAACCCATAGGTCTGAAATGGGTATACAAACTGTAGAAGAATGCAACTGGAGATGTGATCAAGCATAAGGCGAGGCTGGTTGCAAAGGGATATGTTCAGCGGCAAGGTGTCGACTACGAAGAAGCATTTACTCCGGTGGCCAGACTTGACACAGTGCGTGTCATCCTTGCAATTGCAGCCAACCGCAGCTGGGAGATCCATCACCTTGATGTGAAGTCGGCATTCTTGAATGGCGAACTCGAGGAGGAGGTGTATGTAACTCAGCCGGAGGGTTTTGTTGTGAAGAACAAGGAGCACTGTGTATACAAGCTAAGCAAGGCGTTGTATGGGCTCCGACAAGCTCCCCGAGCATGGAACACCCGACTTGACAAGAGTTTGAAGCATCTCGGGTTCACCAAGTGTACACAAGAGCAAGCAGTGTACACACGAGGAGAAGGACAAGCAGGTGTCATCGTTGGTGTTTATGTCGATGACTTAATCATTACTGGAGAAAAATTGGAGGAGATTGCAGCTTTCAAACAACAGATGATGACCGAGTTCGAGATGAGTGATCTTGGGCTACTCACCTTCTACCTCGGCATCGAAGTTGTGCAAACTGAAGATAGGGTGACACTAAAATAGTCAGCTTACGCCAAGAAAGTGCTAGCTCAGTTTGGTATGTCTGAATGCAATGCAACTAAGTCACCCATGGAGCAGAAGACGAGACTACACAAGGATCCAGAGGGAGAACCGATAGACGCGATGGAGTACCGGCGCATGATCGGTTGCCTGAGGTATTTACTCCACACAAGACCTGATCTTTCTTATGCTGTTGGAGTAGCTAGCCGATTTATGGAGAAGCCCACGGTGATGCATCACAAGGCAGTAAAACAAATCCTAAGGTACCTAAAAGGTACAGTTCACTGTGGACTCATAtatgagaagaagaagggagaagaggagatCATCGGCTACAGCGACAGTGATTTGGCTGGTGATGTTGATGATCGGAAAAGCACCGGAGGCATGGCATTCTATGTTAACGATAGTCTTGTGTCATGGAATTCACAGAAACAGAAGACGGTGGCATTGTCATCGTGTGAGGCCGAGTACATGGCAGCAACGGCAGCGGCAAGCCAGGCATTATGGCTGAGAAGCTTGTTGGGGGAGCTGACAAAGCAAGAACCTAAACAGGTGAAGCTGTTCATTGATAACAAGTCTGCTATTGCCCTGATAAAGAATCCTGTATTTCATGGCCGAAGCAAACATATCGACACGAGGTTTCATTTCATCCGTGGCTGTGTTGAAGGAGGACAGATCATGGTAAGGTTTGTTCGCACGGAGGAGCAACGAGCCGATGCTCTCACGAAAGCGTTGTCAGGAGTGAAGCTCGCAACGATGAAGCATTTGCTGGGCGTCCGAGATCTTGAGCCACGTCAGGATTAAGGGGGAGTATGTTGGAGATAACCCTGACGAGTGTGTTTGCACGAATCACGTGGAGGTGAGGCAGCGCCCACCGGCTTCACGGTGAGCTGACGTGTTGTCAATTTAAATCTGCATGGTTTTGTTACGAGCGTTGGGACGACGCGTTCGTTTGAATGTTTTGTTACGTGCGTTGGGCATGAGGTATATTTTAAATGTTAGTTGCATGGATTAAGGGACGACGTTGTTTTCgtcattttgtttttatttgttaaacagtTTCCGAAGTAGTAGGACAGGGAGTTGTAATCATCGCTGGtttgttatatatataaaacgagCGGACGCTGTGAGCGAATAAGTCTCGTTTTTCTTCCCGTCTTTTCTTCCCATCATTTCACTTCCTGCGTCGGAGCGTGAAATTGTGTGCCAGCCATTAAACGCTTCGAGAGTACGAAGCGAATTTATCCTCTACACCAGACTGGGAGGCGAGTTTTGTTCTCTTCAGATAGTGCATACTTATATCAGGACCTCGTGCTTCATCTTCAACCCCATCACCCTCATCTCCACCACCATTTGAGATGCCATCTTAGTTCATAAGCCCTATTGCTACTTCCCtccattttttcttcttctttttttttttttatggtaaaAAGCGGcaatttatatagctctaacgtgagtacatcctgccacgTCACGAGAAAGTAAAAAGTACAAAGAAGAGGGAATGTCTCCTGTAGATGTCCAGAGAAAATCTACGGAATACCAAACAACGAAGGAGGCGACCTAGTC
This portion of the Phoenix dactylifera cultivar Barhee BC4 chromosome 11, palm_55x_up_171113_PBpolish2nd_filt_p, whole genome shotgun sequence genome encodes:
- the LOC120112544 gene encoding secreted RxLR effector protein 161-like produces the protein MEYRRMIGCLRYLLHTRPDLSYAVGVASRFMEKPTVMHHKAVKQILRYLKGTVHCGLIYEKKKGEEEIIGYSDSDLAGDVDDRKSTGGMAFYVNDSLVSWNSQKQKTVALSSCEAEYMAATAAASQALWLRSLLGELTKQEPKQVKLFIDNKSAIALIKNPVFHGRSKHIDTRFHFIRGCVEGGQIMVRFVRTEEQRADALTKALSGVKLATMKHLLGVRDLEPRQD